One window of Salegentibacter sp. Hel_I_6 genomic DNA carries:
- a CDS encoding TonB-dependent siderophore receptor, translating to MKKTHFYILIFGLLLSVPTIAQTDTVNVLDEVFLTDVKLKDFSTGQQVTVLNDSILKKNGALLTSALNFNTNIYFKENGLGMVSSPSFRGTTASQTAVLWNGININSQFNGQTDFNTLNAGGFDNISVRGGGGSVVYGTGAIGGTIHLNTNLDFSGKTKQDFFLQYGSFNTLDAQYKIKTSGKKWSLSVALARNSSDNDYEWPVEGRFNENGEFYNNNLNIGVAYLLNEKNTLKFFSEIFDGERHFSLIRPSENRTKYRDFNTRNLLEWVSEFGDFISVARLAHLDESYRYYENIASENYSFGEAQTFIGKYDLKYSVSNTLQFNSILTNTYTDGAGSGIEQNTRNIFSTALLMKHRPFEKFQYELGIRKEATDNYKSPLLFSAGTNYDFSDFYSLKLNASRNFRIPTYNDLYWAGAGNLDLRPETSNQVEIGNHFHHRDFKFNLTGYYIQIDDMIRWLPSENGVWRPRNEEKVETYGLEILTSWQKEIFKWHEISASNTYAYTVSENMNNGYQLIYVPFHKATGALTYSYKDLSLDYQLLYNGEVFTRSDNNSRYNMDAYLVSNLGIAYDFGNNNTYKVGARVHNIFDEAYQSVEDRWMPGRNFNIYLNLNF from the coding sequence CTGAAAGATTTCTCTACAGGACAGCAGGTGACTGTGCTTAACGATTCAATTTTAAAGAAAAATGGGGCGCTGCTTACTTCAGCCTTAAATTTCAATACGAATATCTATTTTAAAGAAAATGGCCTGGGGATGGTTTCTTCGCCATCTTTTCGAGGAACTACGGCCTCACAGACTGCAGTTTTGTGGAATGGAATAAATATCAATTCCCAGTTTAACGGTCAAACCGATTTCAATACGCTAAACGCCGGCGGATTTGACAATATTAGTGTTCGTGGTGGGGGTGGAAGCGTTGTATATGGTACCGGCGCGATTGGTGGTACAATTCACTTAAATACCAATCTCGATTTTAGCGGAAAAACAAAGCAGGATTTTTTCTTACAATACGGAAGTTTTAATACGCTGGACGCGCAATATAAAATTAAAACTTCAGGAAAAAAGTGGAGTTTAAGTGTTGCGCTGGCTCGAAATTCATCAGATAATGATTATGAATGGCCGGTGGAAGGCCGGTTTAATGAAAACGGAGAATTTTACAATAATAATCTAAATATTGGCGTGGCTTACCTTTTAAATGAAAAAAATACGCTGAAATTTTTTAGCGAGATCTTTGATGGAGAAAGGCATTTTTCGCTGATTCGCCCTTCAGAAAACCGGACTAAATACCGCGATTTTAACACTCGAAATTTACTGGAATGGGTGAGTGAATTTGGTGATTTTATTTCAGTTGCCAGGTTGGCGCACTTGGATGAAAGTTATCGATATTACGAGAATATAGCTTCCGAAAATTATTCTTTTGGAGAAGCACAAACCTTTATTGGGAAATACGATTTAAAATATTCAGTATCAAATACACTACAGTTTAATTCTATTTTGACCAATACTTATACCGATGGTGCGGGTTCTGGAATTGAGCAAAATACTCGGAATATTTTTTCTACTGCACTTTTAATGAAACATAGGCCGTTTGAGAAATTTCAATATGAATTAGGAATAAGGAAAGAAGCTACCGATAATTATAAGAGTCCGTTGTTGTTCTCAGCCGGGACAAATTATGATTTTTCAGATTTCTATAGTTTAAAGTTAAATGCTTCCAGGAATTTTAGAATTCCTACTTACAATGATCTTTATTGGGCGGGGGCCGGAAATCTTGATTTACGCCCTGAGACTTCTAACCAGGTAGAAATAGGAAATCATTTTCATCATCGGGATTTTAAATTTAACCTAACCGGGTACTATATTCAAATAGATGATATGATACGCTGGTTACCTTCAGAAAATGGCGTTTGGCGCCCCAGGAATGAAGAAAAAGTAGAAACCTATGGTTTAGAAATACTTACCAGCTGGCAAAAAGAAATATTTAAATGGCATGAAATTAGTGCATCAAATACTTATGCCTATACCGTTTCAGAAAATATGAATAACGGCTACCAGCTTATCTATGTGCCGTTTCATAAAGCTACTGGAGCGCTTACCTATTCGTATAAAGATTTAAGCCTGGATTATCAACTCTTATATAATGGCGAAGTTTTTACCCGATCTGATAATAATTCCCGCTATAATATGGATGCTTATTTAGTTTCAAATCTTGGAATTGCCTACGATTTTGGAAATAATAATACCTATAAAGTTGGCGCGCGAGTGCATAATATTTTTGATGAAGCATACCAAAGTGTAGAAGACCGGTGGATGCCCGGCAGAAATTTTAATATATACCTAAACCTTAATTTTTAA